Part of the Pseudodesulfovibrio mercurii genome is shown below.
ATCATGGGCGGCGGCGTGTCCGCGCTGATCACCCCCGGCAAGCGAGCCATGGCCGTCAAGGGCAACGAGGTCATGGGTCTGTCCGGCTTCGTCCGTCCCGGCGACCGGGTGGACGTCATCGTCTCCCTGACCGTGGGCCGCAATGAAAAGCCGGTGACCAAGCTGGTCCTGGAACAGATCAAGGTCATCGCCACCGGCACCCAGCTGACCCCGCCCAACGAGGAAGGCAAGGTCGCGTCCGTGGGCGTGTACACCCTGGAGCTGACCCCGGCCGAGTCCGAACGGCTCGCCCTGGCCTCCACCCAGGGGACCCTGCATTTCGCCCTGCGCAACGAGCAGGACAACGCCGACGTGCGGACCATCGGGACCACGGTGCCCCAGACGCTGGCCGCCCTGCGGCCCAAGCAGACGACCCCGAACGTGCGACGGACCCGGCGGAACATCAGCATAGAAATCATCACCGGTACGAACCGCTCGACGGTCAAGTTTTAGGAGCAGGCGCCATGAAGAACGCAAGAACCATACAGTATACCCTGGTCGTCCTGCTTGCCTGCCTGGTCGTGCTGACCGCCACCGTGGCCTGGGCCCGCGTGGTCAAGTCCGACAAGCCGGACATGATCTCCATGATCATCGGCGAGTCCACGGTCATCACCACGGACCAGAACGTCAGCCGCATCACGCTGGGCTCGGACACGGTCTGCTCCATCGTGGTCATCTCCCCGACGCAGATCTACCTGACCGCCAACGAGATCGGCTCCACCACCCTGACCCTGTGGACCGGAGACCGTGTCTCCGAGATCTACGACATCGCCGTGGACCCGGACACCACCCGGCTGAAGCGGATGATCTACGAGCTGCTGCCCCAGGAGAACAACGTCCGCGTGCTGACCAGCGGCAACTCCATCACCCTGTCCGGGCAGGTGTCCAACGCCACCAGCCTGTCCTCGGTGCTCTCCCTGGCCGAGGCGGCCGCTCCGGGCCGCGTGGTCAACCTGCTCAGCGTGGACGGCATCCAGCAGGTCATGCTCGAGGTGCGCGTGGCCGAGATGTCCCGCTCCGTGACCAAGCGGCTGGGCCTCAACTTCGCGGCCATCGGCTCCAACTTTTCCATCTACTCGATCATCAACAACCTGACGAGCTACAACAACGAGGACAACGTCTTCGAGCTGACCGACAACATCAACCTGGCCGGCAGCTACGTCAGCGGCAACACCACCATCCACGGCATGGTCGATGCGCTCAAGTCCAACGGCCTGGTGCGCATGCTGGCCGAGCCGAACCTGACCTGCGTGTCCGGCGAGGCGGCCGAGTTCCTGGTGGGCGGCGAAGTGCCCATCCCCATGCCCAGCGCGCTGGGCACCGTGGGCATCGACTACAAGCCCTTCGGCATCGCGCTGAAGTTCACGGCCACGGTCATGTCGTCCGGCCGGATCAACCTCCAGGTCAACCCCGAGGTGTCCGAGCTCGACTACTCCAAGGCCCTGTCCGTGTCCGGCTACGAGATTCCGACCATCTCCACCCGCCGCGCCAACACCGTGGTGGAGCTGGGCGACGGCCAGTCCTTCGTCATCGCCGGTCTGATCAGCGACTCGCTCAAGGAAAACGCGCACAAGTTCCCGGGCCTGGGCGAAGTCCCCGTGCTCGGGTCCCTGTTCAGCTCCAAGGATTTCAACTCCAACAAGACCGAACTGGTGGTCCTGGTCACCGCCCACCTGGCCAAGCCCGTGGACATGGCCACCCAGACCCTGCCCACGGACGGGTTCCGTGAGCCGGACGACCGGGAATTCTACCTCTTCGGGCTGTTGGAGGGACAGGGAGGTTCCAGCGGGAGCGGAACCCCCAAGACCGTTGCCAAGGGCGCCGCCGATCCGGGTACCGTGATCCGTCCCGAATCCGGCTTCGACGGGGAATTCGGCCACTCCTGGCCCAACTAGAGACCGCAGGTGCGAGGAAACGTCATGCGTAACATTATGATCTGCACCGCCATGCTGGGCGTCATGCTCCTGGCCGGATGCGGGACCCTGTTCGAGGGCAAGCAGAGCACGCCGGAATTCGGCAGCTCGGTGCACATGGCCGTGGCCGGTCAGACCGCCAATCCCGAGGCCGGAGGCGACGCCCCGGTGGTCGGACTGGACGGCAAGTACGCGGCCGAGGCCATGAAGAAGTACCAGAAGGGCCCCAGGGAAAAGAGCGATGCCAAGACCGAATCCACCTTCGGCGTGGTCGAGGTCCAGTGATGAACGGCCGCGAGCGCCATGCCGTGCGCAGACCCCCGAAGGGGTTGGCGCTTGACCGGAGAATGTTTGCAACCAACCGGCACGACGGGGAAAACGGCGACCACCTGATCGCCGTTGTCGGGGCCGAATAGCAGGAGACAGGGGAAAGGGGGAACCATGAACAACAGAGTGATACCCATATCGCTGGCCGTCATAGACCGGGAGCAGCGGGATCGTCTGGAAAAGATGATCGCGGCCAACCCCATGGTCCGTCTGGTCGGCGACGACGCCGAAGAGATGGGCGTGCTCATCTACGAGCCCGGCGACTCCGTCGAGGAGGACATGCCGCACATCATCCACGCCCTGGAATCGGGACAGGCCGAGGACGTCTACCTGGCCGGCGACGTGGCCGACCCCGAGATCCTCATCCGGGCCATGCGCAGCGGCATCCGCGAATATCTCAAGTTCCCCGTGGAGGAGAACGACCTGCGCGCCGCGGTCATGCGCACGGCCATGCGCCTGAGCCTGACCGTGGACGACACGGACAAGGGCCGCATCCTCACGGTCCTGGGCTGCAAGTCCGGCGTGGGCACCACCACCCTGGCCGTGAACCTGGCCTGCGCCCTGAACGAGCGCGAGCCCGGCCGCACCGTGCTCCTGGACCTGCACGCGCCCATGGGCGAGATTCCCTATTTCCTGGACCTCAAGTACGACTACACCTGGGGCGACCTGGTGGCCGACATCTCCCGGCTGGACGCCACCTACCTGCGCAGCGTCATCGCCGAGCACGAGTCCGGCCTGCACGTCCTGCCCGCTCCGGGCGCGGGCGAGCGCCCCGACGACCACACCCTGGTCCTGATCCTTGAACAGCTCCGCCAGAGCTACGACTTCGTGGTCGTGGACGCGGCCACCCCGGACGAGGACGAGCTGCCCAAGGAAGTGGAGCTGGCCGATTCCATCCTCATGGCCATGCAGCTCTCCCTGCCGTGCCTGGCCCGCGTCACCCGGCTGACCGAGTCCCTCGCGGGGCAGGACCCGGACGCGGACCGGCGCCTGCGCCTGGTCGCCAACCGCGTGGTCCGCAACGGCTCCATCGGCGTGCCCGAGGCCGCCGAGGTCCTGGGCCGCGAGATCGCCTGGACCCTCCCCGAGGACGGGGAGACCGTGCTTTCCGCCCTGAACCAGGGCACCCCCGTGGTCCAGGCCTTTCCCAAGTCCGCCGCGGCCAAGGGGGTGCAGGCCCTGCTCAAGGGGCTGGCTCCCCGTGAGAAGAAGGCCCACAAGAAGCTCTCCCTGCCGTTCTCCTCGTTCTTCCGCAAGAAGGGCAAGAATTCGGACACCAACGACAACCTGGCAGGAGCGGCGTTATGAACCTCGCGGAACGACTGAATCGAAACGCGGCGCGGCGCTCCGCCCCGGCGGCCCCGGCTCCGGCCCCGGCCCCGGCCAAGCCCAAGGCCAAGGTCCAGCCCAAGGTGGTCAAGGTCGAGGCGGCGGAACACTATTTCGACATCAAGACGCGCATCCACGACCGGCTCATCGACATGATCGACCTGTCGCTCCTGGACTCCCTGTCCGAGACCGAGATGCGCAGCGAAATCTCCAAGGTCACCGAAGGGCTGCTCTGGGGCGAGTTCCGCAATGCGCCCCTGAACCTGGCCGAACGCAAGCGCATGCTCTCCGAGATCCAGGACGAGGTCATCGGCCTGGGACCGCTCGAACCCTACGTCCAGGACCCCACGGTCAACGATATCCTGGTCAACGGGTACAAGCAGATCTACGTGGAGCGTTCGGGCAAACTCGAGCTGACCCCGGCCCGGTTCAAGGACGACGACCACCTGCGCAAGATCATCGACCGCATCGTCTCCCTGGTGGGACGGCGCATCGACGAGTCGCAGCCCCTGTGCGACGCGCGTCTGCTCGACGGCTCGCGCGTCAACGCGGTCATCCCGCCCCTGGCCATCGACGGGCCCTCGCTGTCCAT
Proteins encoded:
- the cpaB gene encoding Flp pilus assembly protein CpaB; the protein is MSKSTRALVQITLSLFLAVIAGVIIFKWTNGVKQAAPTAVVENTVPVVVAKTDLGRGVKLTEDMLEIRKFTQDSRPSGAFAEVKQVEGRVLNQTVGMGDALTPLKLADKSIMGGGVSALITPGKRAMAVKGNEVMGLSGFVRPGDRVDVIVSLTVGRNEKPVTKLVLEQIKVIATGTQLTPPNEEGKVASVGVYTLELTPAESERLALASTQGTLHFALRNEQDNADVRTIGTTVPQTLAALRPKQTTPNVRRTRRNISIEIITGTNRSTVKF
- a CDS encoding AAA family ATPase, which codes for MNNRVIPISLAVIDREQRDRLEKMIAANPMVRLVGDDAEEMGVLIYEPGDSVEEDMPHIIHALESGQAEDVYLAGDVADPEILIRAMRSGIREYLKFPVEENDLRAAVMRTAMRLSLTVDDTDKGRILTVLGCKSGVGTTTLAVNLACALNEREPGRTVLLDLHAPMGEIPYFLDLKYDYTWGDLVADISRLDATYLRSVIAEHESGLHVLPAPGAGERPDDHTLVLILEQLRQSYDFVVVDAATPDEDELPKEVELADSILMAMQLSLPCLARVTRLTESLAGQDPDADRRLRLVANRVVRNGSIGVPEAAEVLGREIAWTLPEDGETVLSALNQGTPVVQAFPKSAAAKGVQALLKGLAPREKKAHKKLSLPFSSFFRKKGKNSDTNDNLAGAAL
- a CDS encoding type II and III secretion system protein family protein — translated: MKNARTIQYTLVVLLACLVVLTATVAWARVVKSDKPDMISMIIGESTVITTDQNVSRITLGSDTVCSIVVISPTQIYLTANEIGSTTLTLWTGDRVSEIYDIAVDPDTTRLKRMIYELLPQENNVRVLTSGNSITLSGQVSNATSLSSVLSLAEAAAPGRVVNLLSVDGIQQVMLEVRVAEMSRSVTKRLGLNFAAIGSNFSIYSIINNLTSYNNEDNVFELTDNINLAGSYVSGNTTIHGMVDALKSNGLVRMLAEPNLTCVSGEAAEFLVGGEVPIPMPSALGTVGIDYKPFGIALKFTATVMSSGRINLQVNPEVSELDYSKALSVSGYEIPTISTRRANTVVELGDGQSFVIAGLISDSLKENAHKFPGLGEVPVLGSLFSSKDFNSNKTELVVLVTAHLAKPVDMATQTLPTDGFREPDDREFYLFGLLEGQGGSSGSGTPKTVAKGAADPGTVIRPESGFDGEFGHSWPN